Proteins from a genomic interval of Chelonoidis abingdonii isolate Lonesome George chromosome 7, CheloAbing_2.0, whole genome shotgun sequence:
- the GABRA6 gene encoding gamma-aminobutyric acid receptor subunit alpha-6, translating into MHGTVMQLRIGFTKANKLSEELPNLTNRRGEGVDKALGIQTDEGKLYSENITRILDKLLDGYDNRLRPGFGGAVTEVKTDIYVTSFGPVSDVEMEYTMDVFFRQTWTDERLKFSGPTEILRLNNLMVSKIWTPDTFFRNGKKSIAHNMTTPNKLFRIMQNGTILYTMRLTINADCPMRLVNFPMDGHACPLKFGSYAYPKSEIIYTWKKGPLYSVEVPQESSSLLQYDLIGQTVSSETIKSNTGEYVIMTVYFHLQRKMGYFMIQIYTPCIMTVILSQVSFWINKESVPARTVFGITTVLTMTTLSISARHSLPKVSYATAMDWFIAVCFAFVFSALIEFAAVNYFTNLQTQRAMRKAARAAALAAALSAATVPAEDEIVSHSDSNCNLKKRMNSTMSQTDQSPEARIMSNSASQGQPTSIPLPAPPLPPPPPLIGGTSKIDQYSRILFPVAFAGFNLVYWVVYLSKDTMEFFEPTAMHLRNNYQPN; encoded by the exons ATGCATGGGACAGTTATGCAACTAAGAataggattcacaaaagccaacaAGTTGAGCGAAGAGCTGCCTAACCTCACCAACAGAAGAGGAGAGGG tgtagacaaggcgcTGGGGATCCAGACTGATGAAGGGAAACTGTACTCTGAAAACATCACCCGAATTCTGGATAAGTTGTTGGATGGATATGACAACAGGCTCCGACCTGGATTTGGAG GTGCTGTTACAGAAGTCAAAACGGATATCTATGTGACCAGCTTCGGTCCCGTGTCGGACGTGGAGATG GAATACACAATGGATGTTTTCTTTCGGCAGACTTGGACTGATGAGAGGTTGAAGTTTAGTGGGCCAACTGAAATTCTTAGATTGAACAATTTAATGGTCAGTAAGATCTGGACGCCAGACACCttttttagaaatggaaaaaagtcaattGCTCATAATATGACAACTCCTAACAAACTATTCAGAATTATGCAGAATGGAACTATTCTCTATACGATGAG acTGACCATTAATGCTGATTGTCCCATGCGGCTGGTAAACTTCCCTATGGATGGGCATGCTTGTCCATTGAAGTTTGGGAGCT ATGCCTATCCAAAAAGTGAAATCATTTACACATGGAAAAAGGGACCTCTGTATTCAGTAGAAGTACCACAAGAGTCTTCCAGTCTCCTCCAGTATGATCTTATAGGACAAACAGTGTCTAGTGAAACAATTAAATCTAACACAG GTGAATACGTAATAATGACAGTTTATTTCCACTTGCAAAGGAAGATGGGCTACTTCATGATACAGATTTATACTCCCTGCATTATGACAGTCATTCTTTCTCAGGTGTCTTTCTGGATTAATAAGGAGTCTGTTCCAGCTAGAACAGTTTTTG GGATTACTACAGTTCTAACAATGACCACTTTAAGCATCAGTGCGCGCCACTCTTTGCCCAAGGTGTCTTATGCTACTGCCATGGATTGGTTCATAGCTGTGTGCTTTGCCTTTGTCTTCTCTGCACTTATCGAGTTCGCAGCTGTCAACTACTTTACCAATCTTCAGACTCAGAGAGCAATGAGGAAGGCAGCCCGggcagcagcactagcagcagcACTATCAGCAGCAACTGTACCAGCAGAGGACGAGATTGTCTCG CATTCTGATTCCAATTGTAACCTGAAGAAGCGAATGAACTCCACAATGTCTCAGACAGACCAGTCCCCTGAAGCCAGAATAATGTCCAATAGTGCATCTCAAGGTCAACCAACGTCTattcccctgccagccccaccactgccaccaccaccaccattaatCGGAGGCACTAGTAAAATAGACCAGTATTCCCGGATCCTCTTTCCAGTGGCATTTGCAGGATTCAACCTGGTATATTGGGTTGTTTACCTTTCAAAAGACACTATGGAA